A genomic stretch from Pararhizobium sp. IMCC21322 includes:
- the msrA gene encoding peptide-methionine (S)-S-oxide reductase MsrA: MDNQRAVFAGGCFWGMQDLIRKLPGVVSTRVGYTGGDVPDATYRNHGTHAEGIEIIFDPAATNYRALLEFFFQIHDPTTPMRQGNDRGTSYRSAIYHVDEAQRTEALNAIADVEASGLWPGKVVTEVVPVSDFWEAEPEHQDYLERIPNGYTCHFVRPDWVLPKREAAE, encoded by the coding sequence ATGGACAATCAACGCGCTGTTTTTGCCGGTGGTTGCTTTTGGGGCATGCAGGATTTGATCCGCAAATTGCCTGGGGTGGTGTCGACACGGGTCGGATACACCGGTGGCGACGTGCCCGATGCCACCTATCGCAACCATGGGACCCACGCTGAGGGGATAGAGATCATTTTCGACCCAGCCGCTACCAATTATCGTGCGCTGCTTGAGTTTTTCTTCCAGATCCACGATCCGACCACGCCAATGCGGCAGGGCAATGACCGAGGCACGTCGTATCGATCGGCAATCTACCATGTTGACGAGGCCCAAAGAACTGAGGCGTTGAATGCCATCGCCGATGTCGAAGCCTCTGGTCTGTGGCCGGGCAAGGTCGTAACCGAGGTCGTTCCGGTCAGTGATTTCTGGGAGGCAGAGCCAGAACATCAGGATTATCTGGAGCGGATTCCAAACGGCTATACCTGCCACTTTGTGCGGCCCGACTGGGTTTTGCCAAAACGCGAAGCCGCTGAATAA